The window TCATAAGTTTCATTTACCCAAAATGTAAACTACGAACTGGTTCATTCTACAGAATAATGAAGCTGACCTTCGAGCTTGTTGGATGTTTCCTCATCGATTTCGCATCCAAACCCAAAGTAGCGCTCACAGGATACATTGTAAATCCTCCTTTTCGCTTCCTCCTCACTAGCTTAACACAAAACAAGTGAAGGACAAAAGATAAGATATCGAAAACCAAGATTAAAAAGGAACGAATGCAACAAAACAAAggaaagaaggaaattgcaattttTCGCCGTGTTGTACTGTTTCAATGGAAGTTTCATACAAGACTCCGAAGGAGAAACCCCTGAACGGGAACAGCACACTAAAGAAGAAATAAGGAAAATGGGAAGAAAAGAACATATACGACGACATCTAACAGGCATCGTACCTGCCGACGACCTTCGCTAGGGTTTGGATGTAGCAATCAATCATCTGTTGCTTGGTGGCCCCCTCGCCTCCGGGCTTGTCCATAACAATGAGCCAGTGCTCATAGTCACAGCCTGGAAACAGCGGCGGCATCTCTGTCGGCGGTCGGTCGCTGAACCCGGAACCGCCACGCGACCCGGCGGTAACGGGCGAGTAGGACGAGTTGCCGGCCCGACGAACCATGCACCGGCGGGACGCACCGATGGGAACGAGGGGGGTTCCGGCTGACGCCAAGCGGAGGAAGCGTTTAGAGCGGGTGAGGGTGATGAGAGAGCGTGAGCCGAGGAAGGGCGACGACACGACAGCGGCGGAGACGGCCATAGGTGGCCAAGAACGAAGCGGACGGGCACGGAACAACCTAATCTTGATGAGCTCAGAGAAGAATGATATTTACACGGTTGTGTGGTGGTGGGGCCGTCGTTACCAAATAGGTTTTCGGATTTTTTAATTGCACTTATCCAAAAACGTTTGTGTCGTAACAACAAAAAAGAATCTTAATAAAATCAGATATTGTACAATTCTTTCCCCCTTCTTTTACTTTCTTACACACTTCTTAACAAATGATTGGTGTATACAAATCACCCACTTACAATAATACACTACTTTATTTTAATTTGTTGTGCTAAACAATTAACGCTATTTCTTTGGCATATGATCGTGTCAAATggtatgtatattatgctttaagGCATTTGCAGTCATTCAGAAAGCACATATTTTTAATCCACTTAAGAAATCTTATTCATCCAAATTAGCTTTTGAGAGTATTAGGACCCATCGAGAATTCATCACAGTGAACATGTACAACATATGCTATTGCAATGTCTTCTAATACATTCTGAGATCTTGCAGAAACTATAAAAAACTAGTATTAGATGCACTTTCTCATTCCTCACAACTATTTCAATTCTTATAAAACCATCTTGTTGTGAAAGGAATAAAGCAGATGCTCTGATCATTGACTTGTCAACATACCACTCGTAATGAAACACACAAATCACTGCTCAACTTTTCTTTGCAAGAAACTTATACTTGGTCGTAACAATTACAATAAGCTAAGATGAAGGAAAAAATCATGCTTAATTATACATATAATAATTTGGAAGGCCATATTAAATTGCATTACTAAATAAGTTCTATGGGTAATTGTAAATATCAGAAGCTCAAAGACCAAATGCAACTCTCTGCACAAAATCTGGTCTTTTTTTGCTAGGCATCCGGAGTAGGCCTGCAATTTGGAGTTCGATAACAGCTCTGCAGAATCTTGCTCTGAGAAAAACCACGTTAAGGAAAAGATGGAAACCATGTTAAAAAATCACTTAACTTCCAAATAATATACAAAAGCAATGGCTTTCACATCTATTCCAAGGTGAACAACATTTTGCAAAGCAGAAAGTATGATCTAAGCAGCTTTGAACTAAATTACCTACAGTGAATTTATGGAAAATTCACTGTTGATGTGTACGAATGCTCTTATTCACAGTTTATAGAAGTATAATTTATGGAAAATATAAATGCTCTTATTCACAAAATGATGATGTGTACGAAGTGTTTGTTGCTTCTATGCAGCACTCAAAGACACCTATATCCTAATAGACGACACATCATACCAACCTGGATATGTTGCCCTGTAGGTATCAAATACGCAGACTAAAAAGTAATATTTTACTTGCCACAATATGCATTCTAAGATCATACTCCATTTTCTCAAATTAATAAAAGCATAGGATACTGAATTGAAGCTTCACTTTCTGAAGGAGAAGATTTCACTTTTTTGGACATTGGTGAATGTTGCAATGGACATTTGAGTTTATTAGTGCTCAAAACTGTTGACTTGAAAGAATGGTACCAATCCTGAAGATTTATAAGGTCACCATGCTCCTGGGCTAGGTTGTACCTGCAAACAGTCACCTGTTATATATCAGATGAAGCAGCTTATTGCACAATACAGACCCGTTTGCCAGACTCATTCTTAGAAGTGGTTTTCAAGTCCTGACACAAAGGTAAAATTGAGGATTTTCtttttaagaataatataaaattagTCTTTACTCCTTATCATCACAGAAGCTAAGGTAGCTTCAGCATAGGGACCTACAGCTTATTGTCAACATGGAAGAAATAATCTGATTGGACATGATAGAAAAGATATAACCAAAGGGGCACAACATCTTACATAACCGATGTATCATGCATAGTTGGTGATAACACATTCCCATTACTGCTGCAGCAATTGCACTTAATATAGGTTGTGGACTTCATAAGATCAACTTGAATGTTTCTCCTTGGATTGCCAATTAAAGCCTGAGGACAAAAACAAAATGTTATCATAAGACAAGTATCTCTTTATATTACTATATTAGAAGACAAAATTCAAACCATTTCTGCAACTCTTGAAGCTCCCACAGCAGTTAAGAAGTAATTGTAGCACAATATCGAGGGTCCTAAAGCTAGAAAACTGTTTATTTTCACTTAGAGAAATGATGAATCTCAATGCTCAGTTGCTAGAGTATAATCTCATAAGCAATTT of the Musa acuminata AAA Group cultivar baxijiao chromosome BXJ3-2, Cavendish_Baxijiao_AAA, whole genome shotgun sequence genome contains:
- the LOC103975249 gene encoding multiple organellar RNA editing factor 2, chloroplastic; amino-acid sequence: MAVSAAVVSSPFLGSRSLITLTRSKRFLRLASAGTPLVPIGASRRCMVRRAGNSSYSPVTAGSRGGSGFSDRPPTEMPPLFPGCDYEHWLIVMDKPGGEGATKQQMIDCYIQTLAKVVGSEEEAKRRIYNVSCERYFGFGCEIDEETSNKLEGLPGVLFVLPDSYVDAENKDYGAELFVNGEIVQRSPERQRRVEPVPQRAQDRPRYNDRTRYVRRRENRQ